One window of the Candidatus Binatus sp. genome contains the following:
- a CDS encoding S24 family peptidase, whose amino-acid sequence MLASFGSVVACAKAIGVSDNAIYKWLSGRGQPSVANLVALARASRVSVEWLATGHEPEQTASAITHSVERGDYIFMPRNLVRFSRGKDGVIRSDQVVDFIAFRAEWVKRRLGTDSRDLILIEVVGDSMTPIFKDSDLILADLAEPRFRQDGIYLFRQNGGISVKRIQRRPDGKLLVRSDNPAYQPMVVSATNIKIVGRVIWAGGMI is encoded by the coding sequence GTGCTCGCTTCGTTCGGTTCCGTGGTCGCATGCGCCAAGGCGATCGGCGTTTCCGACAACGCAATCTACAAATGGCTGTCGGGCCGCGGACAGCCGAGCGTCGCCAATCTGGTCGCGCTCGCGCGCGCCAGCCGCGTCTCGGTGGAATGGCTGGCGACCGGCCATGAGCCAGAGCAAACCGCCAGCGCAATCACCCACTCGGTCGAACGCGGCGATTACATCTTCATGCCGCGCAACCTGGTCCGATTCTCGCGCGGCAAGGATGGCGTCATCCGCAGCGACCAGGTCGTTGACTTCATCGCGTTCCGCGCCGAATGGGTGAAACGCCGCCTCGGCACCGATTCGCGCGATCTAATTTTGATCGAAGTGGTCGGCGATTCGATGACGCCGATATTCAAGGACTCGGATTTGATTCTCGCCGACCTGGCCGAACCGCGCTTTCGGCAGGACGGCATCTATCTCTTTCGGCAGAACGGCGGAATATCCGTGAAGCGAATTCAGCGCCGGCCCGACGGGAAGTTGCTGGTGCGCAGCGACAATCCCGCGTACCAACCGATGGTCGTATCGGCTACCAACATCAAGATTGTCGGACGTGTGATTTGGGCCGGCGGCATGATCTAG
- a CDS encoding helix-turn-helix domain-containing protein translates to MAIVSRAQLRVADEPDASSRRSLFRQVGQSIGAAAADKLIADFGGRRLYIPMTPAVGDVVTGSIGLDAATAIARVFGGDRLLIPSSSHQTRRREHIVAMRAERISISRIARALRCTERYVYKVLASVRSGGGAPGVQGGT, encoded by the coding sequence ATGGCAATCGTGAGCCGCGCGCAGTTGAGGGTGGCGGACGAGCCGGACGCTAGTTCGCGCCGCTCGCTGTTTCGGCAGGTGGGACAATCGATCGGCGCGGCGGCGGCCGACAAGCTGATCGCCGATTTCGGCGGGCGCAGGCTGTATATCCCGATGACGCCGGCGGTGGGCGACGTGGTGACGGGGTCGATTGGCCTCGATGCCGCGACGGCGATAGCGCGCGTGTTCGGCGGCGACCGGCTGCTGATTCCGTCGAGCAGTCATCAGACGAGGCGGCGCGAGCATATCGTGGCGATGCGGGCCGAGCGGATCAGTATCTCGCGGATTGCGCGCGCGCTCAGATGCACCGAGCGTTACGTGTACAAAGTGCTCGCGTCGGTGCGGAGCGGCGGCGGCGCGCCGGGGGTGCAGGGCGGTACGTAA